One window of the Prochlorococcus marinus XMU1411 genome contains the following:
- the hemJ gene encoding protoporphyrinogen oxidase HemJ has product MAAEAYLWFKSLHIIGVIVWFAGLFYLVRLFIYHEESKNMDNELKIAFNKQYTLMEKRLANIITTPGMILALSMAICMVIMQPSWLSEKWLQIKISFVLALVIYHSYCYKIMYSLQNGTSTISAKNLRLLNELPTLLLFIIVLLVIFKNNFPTSVATWSVVGLIIFMLASIQLYAKIRKKNENSLSNE; this is encoded by the coding sequence TTGGCAGCTGAAGCATATCTCTGGTTTAAATCACTTCACATTATTGGTGTAATCGTTTGGTTTGCGGGACTTTTTTATTTAGTAAGACTTTTTATATATCATGAAGAATCTAAAAATATGGATAATGAATTAAAAATTGCCTTTAATAAACAATACACCTTGATGGAAAAAAGGCTGGCGAATATAATCACAACACCTGGGATGATATTAGCCTTAAGTATGGCTATTTGCATGGTTATTATGCAACCAAGTTGGTTAAGTGAGAAGTGGTTGCAAATTAAAATATCTTTTGTTTTAGCATTAGTAATTTATCATTCTTATTGTTATAAAATAATGTATTCATTACAAAATGGTACTTCAACGATTTCAGCAAAAAACCTTAGATTATTAAATGAATTGCCTACTTTATTATTATTTATAATTGTACTTTTAGTTATTTTTAAAAATAATTTTCCAACTAGTGTTGCTACATGGAGCGTAGTTGGACTAATTATTTTCATGTTGGCTTCAATACAATTATATGCAAAGATTAGAAAGAAAAATGAAAATTCATTAAGTAATGAATAG
- a CDS encoding PHP domain-containing protein, protein MNREELVKLTSNINKNSCPKNINFHCHTKFSDGSLEPYELLEQAYKNNLKFLSITDHHTIKAHEYIKKNNILKNYPKDSFTLISGIEINCLILGCLVHVIGLGIDIKSKYLNPYILGESPIGNDLNIKSVIKAINLAGGLSFLAHPARYRIPFYKLIPEAKLQGIDGIEVWYDYELNEVWNPSLFVCSEIDKLADRYSMLKTCGTDSHGLSLLGR, encoded by the coding sequence ATGAATAGGGAAGAGTTAGTAAAATTAACTTCCAATATTAATAAAAATAGTTGTCCTAAAAATATTAATTTTCACTGTCATACAAAATTTAGTGATGGAAGTCTAGAACCATATGAACTTTTAGAACAAGCTTATAAAAATAACCTGAAATTTTTATCCATAACCGATCATCATACAATTAAAGCTCATGAATATATAAAAAAAAATAATATACTCAAAAATTATCCTAAAGATTCTTTTACATTAATTTCGGGAATAGAAATTAATTGTTTGATTTTAGGATGTTTAGTACATGTAATTGGATTGGGGATAGATATAAAAAGTAAATACCTAAATCCTTACATCCTTGGAGAGTCTCCAATAGGTAATGATTTAAATATTAAATCAGTTATTAAAGCAATAAATTTAGCTGGTGGTTTATCATTTCTTGCACATCCAGCTAGATACAGGATTCCCTTTTATAAATTAATTCCAGAGGCCAAATTACAAGGTATTGATGGAATAGAGGTTTGGTACGATTATGAACTTAATGAAGTTTGGAATCCTAGTTTATTTGTATGTTCAGAAATAGATAAATTAGCAGATAGATATTCAATGCTAAAAACATGCGGAACAGATAGTCATGGACTTTCGCTATTAGGTAGATAA
- the cobN gene encoding cobaltochelatase subunit CobN, translating to MHRISNIAGNEKNKNDLIEQPAADFIFITSVKADLNLISNLLIEKEFASLKNNIRALEISNLNSSAQIDNYLLKTINYAKVVVLRIFGDKGTWNYGIEQLLNWQSVNKKRKLVILSGTIDQEISLCEISSIDKNIALNISRLLRSGGLDNYRKFLNCLNYLVVDEKLIPDEFLNITFYADPYLYDWKNEKGEKIGIISYKSLFLANEIEVNEKLNLQLRKCGLSPKTFFISTLKDHIIQKKLIDIFKKEDIKLIITTTSFSSSQIKNNDLIENSTNIFTSLKIPILQLLSSNRSRKKWLNSSIGMNSSDLLMQIIIPEFDGRITTSPSAFKEIISMKNTLYSEITSYKADQVGIQWISKLATNYVKLQKLNNFDKRICLVISNYPVKNGRIGNGVGLNTPSSIINILNWLKEEGYDLGSCNYPQDSSELMSMLIKTRTNDIESQNNKPLDYLPLSEYLKYWNYLEIDPKNIIVSRWGKPSDAIDLDNKGFSINGIRFGKITLLIQPQRGYDAFTDRDIHSPDLPPPHRYLAQYFWIEKVFNANAMCHIGKHGTVEWLPGKSIGLSNKCFPNIICPAIPNIYPFIVNDPGEGSQAKRRTAATIIDHLTPPLDRSELYGKYSILENYLDEYFEAKLLNSNRIEIIENSIFELIKKDFSEITLKNKNNQIEEIDSFLCKIKESQIRTGLHIFGNRQNDINEINLFLCIARVPNANRIGVIQYIAKHLQLDLNPWTNQYDQMLSEKDKKILLTFSNKNILNFRIAIDFLEQQAKYLIYLFFYKKNINIKNLEKYKNQKIIDYFFNEKKHYKYFLLLKKEILIPIINSSYNEKLSFINSLNGKYVKSGPSGAPTRGKTETLPTGKNFFSVDSRGLPTESAWSVGCQSASQILDLYKQDNGEDLKNLAISVWATSTMRNGGEDICQILYLLGVQPIWDGPSRRVVDLEIIPLSVLERPRVDVTLRISGMFRDAFPQLVKLTSKAINLVSNLNEDDKFNPLAGASRDGDSINRIFGSAPGSYGAGLQELISNSNWENIDDFGESFLNWSKWIYTDNLEPIEDKKSLENALKNVQLVVHNQDNKEHDILDSDDYYQFQGGLSSAVKKLSGKLPEMYHGDLSKFGLSKISKLQDEINNVVISRILNPKWINGMKDNGYKGAFEFSATLDYLYAFDASTEVVSDWCYEEVYKSWLCDLDLRNFFLENNPWALRDIAQRFLEIVNRKMWNNCSSDVIENLKNIIINTDSIIEKNEF from the coding sequence ATGCACAGGATATCAAATATAGCAGGAAATGAAAAGAATAAGAATGATTTAATTGAGCAACCAGCTGCAGATTTTATTTTTATAACAAGTGTCAAGGCAGATTTAAACCTTATATCAAACTTATTGATAGAAAAAGAATTTGCTTCATTAAAAAATAATATAAGAGCTTTAGAAATTTCTAATTTAAATTCCTCAGCTCAAATAGATAATTATTTATTAAAAACAATTAATTATGCAAAAGTTGTCGTACTTAGAATATTTGGAGATAAAGGTACATGGAACTATGGAATTGAACAACTTTTAAATTGGCAATCAGTTAATAAAAAAAGGAAGTTAGTAATCCTATCAGGTACCATTGATCAGGAAATTTCCTTATGTGAAATAAGTAGTATAGATAAAAATATTGCATTAAATATTTCTAGATTACTAAGATCTGGAGGACTGGATAATTATAGAAAGTTTCTTAATTGTTTAAATTATTTAGTTGTAGATGAAAAATTAATTCCTGATGAGTTTTTGAATATTACTTTTTACGCAGATCCCTATTTATATGATTGGAAAAATGAAAAAGGCGAAAAGATAGGAATAATATCCTATAAATCACTTTTTTTAGCTAATGAAATTGAAGTAAACGAAAAACTTAACTTGCAATTAAGAAAATGCGGTCTATCTCCTAAAACATTTTTTATTTCAACACTAAAAGATCATATTATTCAGAAGAAATTAATAGACATTTTTAAAAAAGAAGATATTAAACTAATAATTACCACAACTTCATTTTCTTCATCTCAAATCAAAAATAATGATTTAATTGAAAATTCAACAAATATTTTTACTTCTCTTAAAATTCCAATTTTACAGCTTCTTTCTTCTAATAGATCAAGAAAAAAGTGGTTGAATTCATCTATTGGAATGAATTCATCTGATTTATTAATGCAAATAATTATTCCTGAATTTGATGGAAGAATTACTACCTCTCCTTCAGCATTTAAAGAAATAATTTCTATGAAAAATACACTATATAGTGAAATAACTAGTTACAAAGCTGATCAAGTAGGTATTCAATGGATTTCAAAATTAGCAACAAATTATGTGAAACTTCAGAAACTTAATAATTTTGATAAAAGAATTTGTTTAGTAATTAGTAATTATCCAGTAAAGAATGGAAGAATCGGAAATGGCGTTGGTCTAAATACACCATCTTCAATAATAAATATTCTTAATTGGTTAAAAGAAGAAGGTTATGACCTTGGATCTTGTAATTATCCTCAAGATTCTTCGGAATTAATGTCAATGCTTATAAAAACTAGAACTAATGATATTGAATCTCAAAATAATAAACCATTAGATTACTTACCACTTAGTGAATATTTAAAATATTGGAATTATTTAGAAATTGATCCCAAAAATATTATTGTTAGTCGTTGGGGTAAACCATCTGATGCGATCGATCTAGATAATAAAGGCTTCTCAATAAATGGTATTAGATTCGGAAAAATAACATTATTGATTCAACCTCAACGAGGTTATGACGCTTTCACTGATAGAGATATTCATTCTCCCGATCTTCCACCTCCCCATAGATATTTAGCACAATATTTTTGGATTGAAAAAGTATTTAATGCAAATGCTATGTGCCATATTGGTAAACATGGGACTGTTGAATGGTTACCTGGTAAATCTATAGGTCTCAGCAATAAATGTTTTCCAAATATTATTTGTCCAGCTATACCAAACATATATCCCTTTATCGTAAATGATCCTGGAGAAGGATCCCAAGCTAAAAGAAGAACTGCTGCAACAATTATTGATCATTTAACCCCTCCTTTGGATAGGTCAGAATTATATGGAAAATATTCAATATTAGAAAATTATTTAGACGAATATTTTGAAGCAAAATTATTAAATTCTAATCGGATTGAAATAATAGAAAATTCCATTTTTGAATTAATTAAAAAAGATTTTAGCGAAATTACTTTAAAGAATAAAAATAATCAAATAGAAGAAATTGATTCCTTTCTTTGCAAAATTAAAGAATCTCAAATTAGGACAGGCTTGCATATTTTTGGTAATAGGCAGAATGACATTAATGAAATAAATTTATTCTTGTGTATTGCTAGAGTACCAAATGCCAACCGAATTGGTGTTATTCAATATATAGCAAAACATTTACAACTAGATTTGAATCCTTGGACAAATCAATATGATCAAATGTTAAGTGAAAAGGATAAAAAAATATTATTGACTTTTTCCAACAAAAACATTTTAAACTTTAGAATTGCTATTGATTTTTTGGAACAACAAGCAAAGTATTTAATATATTTGTTTTTTTACAAAAAGAATATCAATATAAAAAATTTAGAAAAATATAAAAATCAGAAAATAATAGACTATTTCTTTAATGAAAAAAAACATTATAAGTATTTTTTATTATTAAAAAAAGAGATTCTTATTCCAATCATTAATTCTTCATATAATGAGAAATTATCATTTATTAATTCATTAAATGGAAAATATGTAAAAAGTGGTCCATCTGGAGCCCCTACGAGAGGTAAAACTGAAACTTTACCCACTGGTAAAAATTTCTTTTCAGTTGATTCGAGAGGACTGCCAACTGAATCAGCATGGAGTGTTGGTTGTCAGTCTGCTTCACAAATACTTGATTTATACAAACAAGATAATGGAGAAGATTTAAAAAATTTAGCAATATCTGTATGGGCAACATCCACAATGAGAAATGGTGGTGAAGACATTTGTCAAATACTATATTTATTAGGAGTACAGCCTATTTGGGATGGGCCTTCAAGAAGAGTAGTTGATCTAGAAATCATTCCTTTATCTGTTCTCGAAAGACCAAGGGTTGATGTTACTTTAAGGATTTCGGGAATGTTTAGAGATGCATTTCCACAGTTAGTTAAATTAACTTCTAAAGCAATAAATCTTGTTTCTAATCTTAATGAGGATGATAAATTTAACCCTCTTGCTGGGGCATCAAGGGATGGTGATTCAATTAATCGTATATTTGGGTCAGCGCCAGGTTCATATGGAGCTGGTCTGCAAGAACTAATTTCAAATTCTAATTGGGAAAATATTGATGATTTTGGAGAATCTTTTCTTAATTGGAGTAAGTGGATTTACACTGATAATCTTGAACCTATAGAGGATAAAAAATCATTAGAAAATGCTCTTAAAAATGTGCAGTTAGTTGTTCATAACCAAGATAATAAGGAACATGATATTTTAGATTCTGATGATTATTATCAGTTTCAGGGTGGATTATCTTCAGCAGTAAAAAAATTGAGCGGTAAATTACCTGAAATGTATCATGGTGATTTATCAAAATTTGGATTATCTAAAATTTCAAAATTACAAGATGAAATTAATAATGTTGTTATATCAAGAATACTTAACCCTAAATGGATAAATGGAATGAAAGATAATGGTTATAAAGGAGCGTTTGAATTTTCAGCTACACTAGATTACTTATATGCTTTTGATGCTTCTACTGAAGTAGTTTCAGATTGGTGTTATGAGGAAGTTTATAAATCATGGTTATGTGATCTGGATCTTAGGAATTTCTTTCTAGAGAATAATCCATGGGCTTTAAGAGATATTGCACAAAGATTTCTTGAAATTGTCAATAGAAAAATGTGGAATAATTGTTCATCAGATGTCATTGAAAATTTAAAGAACATAATTATTAATACTGATTCAATAATTGAAAAAAACGAATTCTGA
- a CDS encoding branched-chain amino acid transaminase — protein MHEFLPYAWFEGKCIQFKEAKISIATHALHYGTAAFGGMRAIPNPTNKEEFLLFRTDKHIKRLSQSAKLLLTEISEEYIFKALEEVIKRNKPEKPIYIRPFVYTSDLGIAPRLHNIETDFFIYCIELGDYLSPDGVSCRMSSWTRQEDRSLPLRGKISGAYITSSLAKTEASLSGFDEALLLNSSGKVSEASGMNLFIVRNGDLITPGVDQDILEGITRASVIELAKSFGINVIERPVDKTELLIADEVFLTGTAAKITPVKKIESTELNVERPIMNKLKSKLIEITEGRSQDYDNWVTRISLK, from the coding sequence ATGCATGAATTTCTTCCATACGCCTGGTTCGAAGGTAAATGTATTCAATTTAAAGAAGCAAAAATATCAATAGCTACTCATGCACTACATTACGGTACTGCTGCATTTGGAGGAATGCGAGCGATACCTAACCCAACAAACAAAGAAGAATTCCTTTTGTTTAGAACTGATAAACATATAAAAAGATTATCTCAAAGTGCAAAATTACTCTTAACTGAAATTTCTGAAGAATATATTTTTAAAGCCTTAGAAGAAGTTATAAAAAGAAACAAGCCAGAAAAACCTATCTATATAAGACCATTTGTTTATACAAGCGATTTAGGTATAGCTCCAAGGCTACACAATATTGAAACAGATTTCTTTATTTATTGTATTGAACTAGGAGATTATTTATCCCCAGATGGTGTTTCTTGTAGAATGAGTAGTTGGACAAGACAAGAAGATAGATCTCTCCCCTTAAGAGGAAAAATAAGTGGAGCATATATTACTAGTTCATTAGCTAAAACAGAAGCTAGTTTATCGGGTTTTGATGAAGCCCTACTATTAAATTCAAGTGGTAAGGTAAGCGAAGCTAGTGGTATGAATTTATTTATTGTAAGGAATGGAGACTTAATCACTCCTGGTGTTGATCAAGATATCCTTGAGGGTATTACTAGAGCTAGTGTAATTGAATTAGCAAAATCATTTGGAATAAATGTAATTGAGAGGCCTGTTGATAAAACAGAATTATTAATAGCAGATGAAGTTTTTCTAACTGGGACAGCAGCCAAAATTACACCAGTTAAAAAAATTGAATCAACTGAATTAAATGTTGAAAGACCAATAATGAATAAATTAAAAAGTAAACTTATAGAAATAACAGAAGGTCGTTCTCAAGACTATGATAATTGGGTAACAAGAATTTCACTAAAATAA
- the metH gene encoding methionine synthase: MESFRTYLNRDEKPLIIFDGGTGTSFQNLNLTADDFGGKELEGCNENLVLSSPEVVEKVHNSFLEAGCHVIETNTFGASSIVLDEYDIADKAYEINKNAAFIAKKAAAKYSSVDKPRFVAGSIGPTTKLPTLGHIGFDELKQSYKEQIYGLIDGGVDLLLIETCQDVLQIKSALLASKEILESKNIDIPLMVSITMETTGTMLVGSDIASALTILEPFNIDILGLNCATGPEQMKEHIQYLSENSPFAISCIPNAGLPENIGGVAHYRLKPIELKMQLMNFIYDFNVQLIGGCCGTTPEHIKYLSSIIDEIIDNKRSNNNGKKNSSGFIPSASSIYNSVPYKQDNSILIVGERLNASGSKKVRELLNNDDWDGLVAIAKQQQKENAHVLDVNVDYVGRDGVKDMNEITSRLVTNINLPLMIDSTDADKMESGLKSAGGKCIINSTNYEDGNERFDQVLNLALGYGSGLVIGTIDEDGMARNSEKKYKIVKRAIDRTRECGLSDYELFFDPLALPISTGIEEDRLNAKETINAILKIRENYPDIHIILGISNISFGLSPLSRINLNSIFLDECIKAGLDSAIIAPNKILPLSKISQETKKLCLDLIYDKREFEDDICIYDPLVELTKAFQDLSIQDFKKASSENKNLTLEESLKNHIIDGEKIGLEDQLNKALKKYKPLEIINTFLLDGMKVVGDLFGSGQMQLPFVLQSAETMKFAVSILEPYMETVDENISNGKLLIATVKGDVHDIGKNLVDIILTNNGYDVINLGIKQDVSAIIDAQKKHNADCIAMSGLLVKSTAFMKDNLEAFNNENISVPVILGGAALTPKFVNEDCSKIYKGKILYGKDAFTDLKFMNEYMDNKKKGNWSNTEGFINNEGININLASSKSNSQAVKKSISIHTETSKLNLKENFIRSKFINEEDPIQAPFLGTKVLNDVDIDLNKLIFYLDTKALFSGQWQIKKGKNQSVDEYNNYLNSYAKPLLDKWLEVIIEKKLISPKVVYGYFRCGRKDNSIFLFDEKSLNKISQFNFPRQKSGNNLCIADFYCDLKNDKPIDIFPMQAVTMGDIASEYSQKLFKEDKYSDYLLFHGLTVQLAEALAEYVHALIRIECGFRSEEPDKNREILAQKYRGARYSFGYPACPKVSDSNIQLSLLDAKRINLTMDESEQLHPEQSTTAIISLHSKAKYFSA; this comes from the coding sequence ATGGAATCTTTCAGAACCTATCTAAATAGAGATGAAAAACCATTAATTATTTTTGACGGAGGTACTGGAACATCTTTTCAGAACTTAAATCTTACTGCAGATGACTTTGGAGGAAAAGAATTAGAGGGATGTAATGAAAACCTTGTTTTATCATCGCCAGAGGTGGTTGAGAAGGTTCATAATTCATTTTTAGAAGCAGGTTGTCATGTTATAGAAACTAATACCTTTGGAGCCTCATCAATTGTTCTTGATGAATATGATATTGCGGATAAGGCTTATGAGATAAATAAAAATGCGGCATTTATAGCAAAAAAAGCTGCTGCGAAATACTCATCAGTTGATAAACCAAGGTTTGTAGCAGGTTCAATTGGGCCAACAACTAAATTACCCACCTTAGGACATATAGGTTTTGATGAATTAAAGCAATCATATAAAGAACAAATTTATGGTCTTATAGATGGAGGAGTTGATCTTCTTTTGATTGAAACTTGTCAGGATGTTTTACAAATTAAATCTGCCTTATTAGCATCAAAAGAAATTCTTGAAAGTAAAAATATTGATATACCTTTAATGGTATCTATAACAATGGAAACAACAGGTACTATGCTTGTTGGATCTGATATTGCATCTGCATTAACAATATTAGAGCCATTTAATATAGATATCCTTGGACTTAATTGTGCAACTGGTCCAGAGCAAATGAAGGAACATATTCAATATTTGTCTGAAAATTCTCCCTTCGCTATAAGCTGTATTCCAAATGCAGGTCTTCCTGAAAATATTGGTGGTGTTGCTCACTATAGATTAAAGCCAATAGAATTAAAGATGCAGTTAATGAATTTTATATATGACTTTAATGTTCAATTAATAGGTGGATGTTGTGGGACAACACCTGAACATATAAAATACCTGTCTTCAATAATCGATGAAATAATTGATAATAAAAGGTCTAACAACAATGGTAAGAAAAATTCAAGCGGTTTTATTCCATCTGCCTCATCAATATATAACTCTGTGCCATACAAGCAAGACAATTCAATTTTAATAGTAGGAGAAAGATTAAATGCAAGTGGATCGAAAAAAGTAAGGGAGTTATTAAATAACGACGATTGGGACGGCTTAGTTGCAATTGCCAAGCAACAACAAAAAGAAAATGCTCACGTTCTTGATGTAAATGTCGATTATGTAGGAAGAGATGGAGTGAAAGATATGAATGAAATAACTTCAAGACTAGTTACAAATATAAATTTACCATTAATGATTGACTCTACAGATGCTGACAAAATGGAAAGTGGATTAAAGTCAGCTGGTGGTAAATGTATTATAAATTCAACCAATTACGAAGATGGCAATGAAAGGTTTGATCAAGTTCTAAATTTAGCGTTAGGGTATGGTTCAGGTCTTGTTATCGGAACAATTGATGAAGATGGAATGGCAAGGAATTCAGAAAAAAAATATAAGATTGTCAAACGAGCGATTGATAGAACAAGAGAATGTGGTTTGTCAGATTATGAGCTATTTTTTGATCCATTAGCTCTGCCAATATCCACAGGGATAGAAGAAGATAGATTAAACGCTAAAGAAACTATTAATGCTATATTAAAAATTCGTGAAAATTACCCAGATATTCATATCATACTTGGGATATCAAACATTAGTTTTGGTCTTTCACCATTATCAAGAATTAATCTAAATTCAATATTTTTAGATGAATGCATTAAAGCAGGATTAGATTCTGCTATCATCGCACCAAATAAAATTTTGCCATTATCAAAAATTTCTCAAGAAACTAAAAAGCTTTGCTTAGATTTGATTTATGATAAAAGAGAATTTGAAGATGATATTTGTATTTATGATCCATTAGTAGAATTAACAAAGGCTTTTCAAGATTTATCTATTCAAGATTTCAAAAAAGCATCTTCAGAAAATAAAAACCTAACTCTTGAAGAAAGTCTGAAAAATCATATTATCGATGGAGAAAAAATAGGATTAGAAGATCAATTAAATAAAGCGTTAAAAAAATATAAACCTCTTGAAATAATTAATACCTTTTTACTAGATGGGATGAAAGTTGTAGGAGATTTATTTGGCTCAGGTCAAATGCAATTGCCATTTGTACTCCAATCCGCTGAAACAATGAAATTTGCTGTTTCAATTTTAGAACCATATATGGAAACTGTAGATGAAAACATATCAAATGGAAAACTCTTAATTGCAACTGTAAAAGGCGATGTACATGATATTGGAAAAAATTTGGTAGATATAATACTTACAAATAATGGTTATGACGTAATAAATCTAGGAATAAAGCAAGATGTTTCAGCAATTATAGATGCACAAAAAAAGCACAATGCAGATTGCATCGCTATGAGCGGATTACTTGTTAAATCAACTGCTTTTATGAAAGATAATTTAGAGGCTTTTAACAATGAAAATATAAGTGTACCAGTAATATTAGGAGGCGCAGCCTTAACCCCAAAATTTGTAAATGAGGACTGCAGCAAAATATATAAAGGGAAAATATTGTACGGAAAAGATGCGTTCACTGATCTTAAATTCATGAATGAATATATGGATAATAAGAAAAAGGGTAATTGGTCAAATACAGAGGGTTTCATTAACAACGAGGGTATAAATATTAATTTAGCCTCATCAAAATCCAACTCTCAAGCTGTTAAAAAATCAATATCCATACATACCGAGACTTCCAAATTAAATTTAAAAGAAAATTTTATAAGATCTAAATTTATAAATGAAGAAGATCCAATTCAAGCCCCTTTCTTGGGAACGAAAGTCTTGAACGATGTTGATATAGATTTAAATAAGTTAATATTTTATTTAGATACAAAAGCTCTATTTAGCGGGCAATGGCAAATAAAAAAAGGAAAAAACCAAAGCGTAGATGAATACAATAACTATTTGAATTCATATGCTAAACCATTGTTAGATAAATGGTTAGAGGTAATTATAGAAAAAAAACTTATCTCACCCAAAGTAGTTTATGGATATTTCAGATGCGGGAGAAAAGATAATAGTATTTTCTTATTTGATGAGAAATCATTAAATAAAATTTCCCAATTTAATTTTCCACGACAAAAATCTGGGAATAATTTATGCATAGCTGATTTTTATTGTGATTTGAAAAATGATAAACCGATAGATATATTTCCTATGCAGGCAGTAACCATGGGCGATATTGCTAGTGAATATTCTCAAAAATTATTTAAAGAAGATAAATATAGCGATTATTTGTTATTCCATGGACTTACAGTGCAATTAGCAGAAGCTCTAGCTGAGTATGTCCATGCATTAATTCGTATTGAATGTGGTTTTAGGTCTGAAGAACCAGACAAAAATAGAGAAATACTAGCTCAAAAATATAGAGGAGCTAGATATTCTTTTGGTTATCCTGCCTGTCCAAAAGTATCTGATTCAAACATACAATTATCATTGTTGGATGCAAAAAGAATAAACTTGACCATGGATGAATCTGAACAACTTCATCCAGAACAAAGTACTACAGCTATCATTTCACTACATTCAAAAGCTAAATATTTCAGCGCTTAA
- a CDS encoding DUF2237 family protein, producing the protein MTINNQNQLNVLGEKIEICSCAPMTGWFRDGFCNYDKNDGGNHSICCVMDDNFLKYSKSQGNDLITPMPIYSFPGLKNGDHWCICLDRWKQALLDGLAPKVILESTNIVVLESVPLEKLKEYQFNKK; encoded by the coding sequence ATGACCATAAATAATCAAAATCAGTTAAATGTCCTTGGAGAAAAAATTGAGATTTGTAGTTGCGCACCTATGACAGGGTGGTTCAGGGATGGATTTTGCAACTATGACAAAAATGATGGAGGGAATCATTCCATATGTTGTGTAATGGATGATAATTTCCTGAAATATAGTAAATCACAAGGTAATGATTTAATAACTCCCATGCCTATTTATTCCTTCCCAGGACTAAAGAATGGCGATCATTGGTGTATTTGTCTTGATAGATGGAAGCAAGCATTATTAGACGGTCTTGCACCAAAAGTCATATTAGAATCAACGAATATTGTAGTCTTAGAATCAGTACCTCTGGAAAAATTGAAAGAATATCAATTTAATAAAAAGTAA
- a CDS encoding DUF4922 domain-containing protein — protein sequence MSLEIYWKKALEQTRLSIDDESLYPLKTDIITRDLYEKDDFIIRKLDTSKFNKKKIYGPKQNPFCPWEKILEIDKIGDNHQLILNKYPVQKGHILLITNEWKPQNGWLDIKDWRAIQKVNKDTSGLWFFNSSPIAGASQPHRHFQLLRRSKGEISCPREKWFLEMNSYQDLDSKLKKNIIVSKFNFLENPSCLFEFYLELCTKLGLGDPISDKKPKYPYNILITNKWIAIIKRKNDHIHGFSINGLGFAGYLLVTENSNINYLKKFGPEKLLESFV from the coding sequence ATGAGTTTAGAAATATATTGGAAAAAAGCACTAGAACAAACTCGATTATCAATTGATGATGAATCATTATATCCTCTCAAAACTGATATTATTACAAGAGATTTATATGAAAAAGACGACTTCATAATTAGGAAACTCGATACTTCAAAATTTAATAAAAAAAAAATTTATGGTCCTAAGCAAAATCCATTTTGTCCTTGGGAAAAGATACTAGAAATTGATAAAATTGGTGATAATCATCAACTAATATTAAATAAGTACCCTGTACAAAAAGGTCATATTTTACTTATTACAAATGAATGGAAACCTCAAAATGGATGGTTAGATATTAAAGATTGGAGAGCGATCCAAAAAGTTAATAAAGATACTAGTGGATTATGGTTTTTCAATAGTTCTCCAATTGCGGGAGCAAGTCAACCTCACAGGCATTTTCAACTTCTGCGTAGATCTAAAGGTGAGATATCATGCCCTAGAGAAAAGTGGTTTTTAGAGATGAACTCATATCAAGATTTAGATAGTAAGCTTAAAAAAAATATTATTGTATCCAAATTTAATTTTTTAGAAAATCCATCATGTCTTTTTGAATTTTACTTAGAATTATGCACGAAATTAGGACTTGGGGACCCTATTAGTGATAAGAAACCGAAATATCCATACAATATTTTAATAACTAATAAATGGATAGCTATTATAAAAAGAAAAAATGATCATATTCATGGTTTCAGCATTAACGGTTTAGGATTTGCTGGATATCTATTAGTAACTGAAAATTCAAATATTAATTATTTAAAGAAATTTGGCCCTGAAAAACTTCTAGAAAGTTTTGTTTGA